The Rhododendron vialii isolate Sample 1 chromosome 8a, ASM3025357v1 genome has a window encoding:
- the LOC131336328 gene encoding mitochondrial outer membrane protein porin 2 has protein sequence MSKGPGLFSDIGKKAKDLLTKDYITDQKFSVSTYSDTGVAITSTAVKKGGLSAGDVATQYKYNNTVLDVKFDTESNISTTLTVTDIIPSTKAIASFKLPDYNSGKLEVQYYHYHGTFTTAAALNQSPVVDISATIGTPTIAFGAEAGYETNSGKFSKYTAGVSVNQPDSCASIILGDKGDSIRASYVYNFDQLKKSSTVGEITRRFSTNENTFTVGGSYAVDNLTLVKTKLNNHGKLGAVLQHELIPKSVLTISSEFDTKALDKTPRFGLALALKP, from the exons ATGAGCAAGGGACCTGGACTCTTCTCCGATATTGGCAAGAAAGCCAAAG ATCTGCTTACGAAGGACTACATCACCGACCAGAAATTCTCGGTTTCTACCTACAGTGACACTGGAGTG GCCATCACGTCAACTGCAGTGAAGAAAGGAGGGCTATCTGCTGGGGATGTGGCGACACAATACAAATACAACAACACAGTACTTGATGTCAAATTTGATACAGAATCAAAT ATCTCGACAACTTTAACTGTCACTGATATCATCCCATCAACAAAAGCTATTGCATCATTCAAACTTCCTGACTACAACTCTGGCAAG CTAGAGGTTCAGTACTACCATTACCATGGAACCTTCACTACGGCTGCTGCTCTGAACCAATCCCCTGTTGTTGATATTTCAGCAACAATCGGCACTCCAACTATTGCCTTTGGTGCTGAGGCAGGCTATGAGACCAATTCTGGCAAATTTTCCAAGTACACTGCTGGTGTTAGTGTGAACCAACCAGACTCTTGCGCTTCAATCATTTT GGGCGATAAAGGAGATTCTATAAGGGCATCATACGTGTACAATTTCGACCAATTAAAGAAGAGTTCCACTGTTGGAGAGATTACTAGAAGGTTTTCCACGAACGAGAACACATTTACTGTGGGAGGATCATATGCAGTTGATAACCTGACATTGGTCAAAACAAAGCTCAACAATCATGGGAAGCTTGGGGCCGTCTTGCAGCATGAACTGATACCCAAATCGGTTCTGACCATCTCTAGTGAGTTCGACACTAAGGCCTTGGACAAGACTCCCAGGTTTGGGTTGGCCCTTGCTCTCAAGCCTTGA
- the LOC131336043 gene encoding large ribosomal subunit protein uL24z-like, with the protein MKYNPRVSSSRRKSRKAHFTAPSSARRVLMSAPLSSDLRSKYNVRSMPVRKDDEVQVVRGTYKGREGKVVQVYRKKWVIHIERITREKVNGSTVNVGINPSKVVVTKLRLDKDRKSLLDRKAKGRAAADKDKGAKFTAEDIMQSID; encoded by the coding sequence atgaagtACAATCCGAGGGTCTCGAGCTCCCGCCGCAAGAGCCGCAAGGCCCACTTCACGGCGCCGTCGAGCGCCCGCCGCGTGCTTATGAGCGCGCCGCTCTCCTCAGACCTCCGGTCCAAGTACAACGTCCGGTCCATGCCCGTCCGCAAGGACGACGAGGTCCAGGTGGTACGCGGGACCTACAAGGGCCGCGAGGGCAAGGTGGTGCAGGTCTACCGCAAGAAGTGGGTGATCCACATCGAGCGCATCACGCGTGAGAAGGTGAACGGCTCGACGGTCAACGTCGGGATCAATCCGTCCAAGGTGGTGGTGACGAAGCTGAGACTGGATAAGGATCGCAAGTCGCTTCTGGACCGGAAGGCCAAGGGCCGGGCCGCGGCTGACAAGGATAAGGGCGCCAAGTTCACTGCCGAGGATATCATGCAGAGCATCGACTGA